Proteins encoded within one genomic window of Fragaria vesca subsp. vesca linkage group LG1, FraVesHawaii_1.0, whole genome shotgun sequence:
- the LOC101311221 gene encoding ABC transporter B family member 4-like yields the protein MADENGVNGDTNSHENHAEEEKSSAPMNKDQPASSDSNGDEKVEKIPFSKLFSFADKTDVILMVVGTIGAVGNGSCMPLMTVLFGEMIDSFGSNQNKDVVAVVSKVSLKFVYLAVGAGVAAFLPARIRGMYLKTILRQDVAFFDMETNTGEVVGRMSGDTVLIQDAMGEKVGKFLQLMSTFIGGFIIAFIKGWLLTLVMLSSIPLLVAAGASMSIIITKMASRGQTAYAKAANVVEQTIGSIRTVASFTGEREAITSYSKYLVDAYKSGVHEGSAAGIGLGLVMCVVFSTYALAVWFGSKMIREKGYTGGEVLNVIVAVLTGSMSLGQASPCMSAFAAGQAAAYKMFLTISRKPEIDAYDEKGKILDDISGDIELRDVYFSYPARLDEQIFDGFSLCIPSGTTAALVGQSGSGKSTVISLIERFYDPRAGEVLIDGINLKEFQLKWIRSKIGLVSQEPVLFASSIKENIAYGKDGATTEEIQAAAELANAAKFVDKLPQGLDTMVGEHGTQLSGGQKQRIAIARAILKDPRILLLDEATSALDAESERVVQEALDRIMVNRTTVVVAHRLSTVRNADMIAVIHKGKMVEKGSHSNLLRDPEGAYSQLIRLQEVNKDSEQTPEDQSKPEITLASLRQSSQKASSQRLSFARSLSRNSSAGNSSRHSFSVAFGLPTGLGGIGVQDAAYEETELAPEEPPTVSLRRLAALNKPEIPVLIIGTIAAIINGVILPIFGVLISRVIKTFYEPPNQQKKDAAFWAIIFMILGLISFVVIPARGYFFSVAGSKLIQRIRLLCFERVVHMEVGWFDEPENSSGSIGARLSADAATVRALVGDALAQMVQNLAAAVSGLVIAYIACWQLAFIILALLPLIAVNGYVQIKFMKGFSADAKMMYEEASQVANDAVGSIRTVASFCAEEKVMELYRRKCEGPMKTGIRQGLISGIGFGVSFFFLFCVYATSFYAGAQLVKAGKTTFSDVFQVFFALTMAATGISQSSSFGPDSSKAKSAAASIFAIIDRPSKIDPSNESGTKIDGGVKGEIELRHVSFRYPSRPDTPIFRDLNLTIRSGKTVALVGESGSGKSTVVALLQRFYDPDSGRITLDGIELGDYNLKWLRQQMGLVSQEPVLFNDTIRANIAYGKEETATEAEIIAASELANAHKFISSLHQGYDTIVGERGIQLSGGQKQRVAIARAIIKSPKILLLDEATSALDAESERVVQDALDRVMVNRTTVVVAHRLSTIKNADVIAVVKNGVIVEKGKHDNLINITDGFYASLVALHMSSSTA from the exons ATGGCTGATGAGAATGGTGTCAATGGTGATACCAATAGTCATGAAAACCATGCCGAAGAAGAGAAAAGCTCAGCCCCCATGAATAAGGATCAGCCAGCCTCATCAGATAGCAATGGAGATGAGAAAGTTGAAAAGATTCCTTTTTCCAAGCTATTCTCCTTTGCAGATAAGACTGATGTTATCTTGATGGTTGTCGGCACAATTGGTGCCGTTGGGAATGGTTCTTGTATGCCTCTCATGACGGTTTTGTTTGGAGAGATGATAGATTCTTTTGGATCTAATCAAAATAAAGACGTCGTCGCAGTTGTTTCAAAG GTCTCTCTGAAATTTGTTTACCTGGCTGTGGGGGCAGGTGTTGCAGCATTTCTTC CTGCAAGAATTAGAGGCATGTATTTGAAAACAATTTTGAGACAAGATGTTGCTTTCTTCGATATGGAAACAAACACTGGAGAGGTTGTTGGGAGAATGTCTGGTGACACTGTTCTCATACAAGATGCCATGGGGGAGAAG GTCGGAAAATTCTTGCAGCTGATGTCAACATTCATTGGAGGATTTATAATAGCATTCATCAAAGGGTGGCTTCTCACTCTTGTCATGTTATCCTCTATTCCTTTGCTTGTGGCAGCTGGTGCATCGATGTCCATCATCATAACCAAGATGGCATCCCGTGGACAAACTGCTTATGCAAAAGCAGCAAATGTAGTTGAACAAACAATTGGGTCCATTAGAACC GTCGCATCATTTACTGGCGAGAGGGAAGCTATAACTAGTTATAGTAAATATCTTGTAGATGCTTACAAATCAGGTGTTCATGAAGGTTCAGCTGCAGGAATAGGTCTTGGCTTGGTTATGTGTGTTGTGTTCAGCACATATGCCTTGGCTGTATGGTTTGGTTCAAAGATGATAAGGGAAAAGGGATATACTGGAGGTGAAGTACTGAATGTGATTGTTGCCGTGTTGACTGGATCTAT GTCTTTAGGGCAGGCATCACCATGCATGAGTGCATTTGCTGCTGGTCAAGCTGCAGCCTATAAGATGTTTCTGACTATTAGTAGGAAGCCAGAGATAGATGCTTATGATGAAAAGGGCAAGATTTTGGATGACATTTCGGGAGACATAGAGTTGAGGGATGTTTATTTCAGCTATCCAGCCAGGCTGGATGAGCAAATATTTGACGGGTTCTCTCTTTGTATCCCTAGTGGCACAACGGCTGCTTTGGTTGGACAAAGTGGAAGTGGCAAGTCAACAGTCATCAGTCTGATAGAGAGATTTTATGATCCACGAGCTGGTGAAGTTTTAATAGATGGCATAAACCTGAAGGAATTTCAGCTTAAATGGATTCGGAGTAAAATTGGGCTTGTCAGTCAGGAACCTGTTCTGTTTGCATCCAGCATCAAGGAAAATATCGCCTATGGAAAGGATGGTGCTACCACTGAAGAGATACAAGCAGCAGCTGAACTTGCAAATGCAGCTAAATTTGTTGATAAATTGCCTCAG GGGCTTGACACCATGGTTGGTGAGCATGGAACTCAGCTGTCTGGTGGGCAGAAGCAGAGAATCGCTATTGCAAGAGCAATTTTGAAAGATCCAAGGATTTTACTTCTGGATGAAGCTACTAGTGCACTTGATGCAGAATCTGAGAGGGTAGTTCAAGAAGCACTGGATAGGATTATGGTTAACCGAACTACTGTTGTTGTCGCTCATCGTTTGAGCACAGTGAGGAATGCAGACATGATTGCTGTCATCCATAAAGGAAAGATGGTTGAAAAAG GTTCTCACTCAAATTTACTCAGAGATCCTGAGGGAGCTTACTCTCAGCTTATACGCTTGCAAGAAGTAAACAAGGACTCGGAACAAACGCCAGAAGACCAAAGCAAACCTGAAATAACTCTGGCATCTCTTAGACAGTCGAGTCAAAAAGCATCGAGTCAAAGACTTTCGTTTGCACGATCTTTAAGTAGAAATTCTTCTGCAGGAAATAGCAGCCGTCACTCATTTTCAGTCGCATTTGGTTTACCCACAGGACTAGGTGGCATTGGTGTCCAAGATGCTGCATATGAAGAAACAGAACTAGCACCGGAGGAACCTCCAACGGTCTCACTCCGCCGCCTTGCTGCCCTCAACAAACCTGAGATTCCAGTTCTTATTATTGGAACTATAGCTGCAATCATCAATGGTGTTATACTTCCAATATTCGGCGTGCTCATTTCCAGGGTTATAAAGACTTTCTATGAACCACCTAATCAACAGAAGAAAGATGCAGCATTTTGGGCAATAATATTTATGATCCTTGGTCTGATATCATTCGTGGTGATCCCAGCACGAGGGTATTTCTTTTCAGTAGCTGGCAGTAAGTTAATTCAGCGTATCAGATTATTGTGTTTTGAGAGAGTGGTTCACATGGAGGTGGGATGGTTTGATGAGCCTGAGAACTCAAGTGGTTCAATTGGTGCAAGGCTCTCAGCAGATGCAGCCACAGTGAGGGCCCTAGTTGGTGACGCTCTGGCTCAGATGGTTCAAAACTTGGCAGCTGCAGTTTCAGGTTTAGTTATTGCTTATATTGCATGTTGGCAGCTGGCATTTATTATCCTCGCACTGCTTCCTCTCATCGCAGTTAATGGATATGTACAAATAAAGTTCATGAAAGGATTCAGCGCTGATGCAAAG ATGATGTATGAGGAGGCAAGCCAAGTTGCTAATGACGCAGTTGGAAGTATAAGAACAGTTGCTTCTTTCTGTGCTGAAGAGAAGGTAATGGAACTATACAGAAGGAAATGTGAAGGCCCTATGAAGACAGGGATAAGACAAGGCTTGATCAGTGGAATAGGATTCGGGGTATCTTTCTTCTTTTTGTTTTGTGTCTACGCAACCAGTTTCTATGCGGGAGCTCAACTTGTGAAGGCTGGCAAAACAACATTTTCCGATGTTTTCCAA GTTTTCTTTGCTCTCACCATGGCAGCTACCGGAATTTCTCAATCAAGCTCCTTTGGCCCCGATTCTAGTAAAGCCAAATCTGCTGCTGCTTCCATATTTGCAATAATAGACCGGCCATCAAAGATAGACCCAAGTAATGAGTCTGGCACGAAAATTGATGGTGGTGTGAAAGGAGAGATTGAACTACGCCATGTAAGCTTTAGGTATCCATCTAGACCAGATACCCCTATCTTCCGAGACCTCAATTTAACTATCCGCTCTGGCAAG ACTGTTGCCCTGGTTGGTGAAAGTGGGAGCGGAAAATCAACCGTTGTTGCACTGTTACAAAGATTTTATGATCCAGATTCAGGTCGTATCACACTTGATGGAATTGAACTTGGAGACTACAACTTGAAATGGTTGAGGCAGCAGATGGGACTCGTGAGCCAAGAACCTGTTTTATTTAACGACACCATTCGCGCCAACATTGCATATGGAAAGGAAGAAACTGCAACTGAGGCAGAAATTATAGCTGCATCAGAGTTGGCCAATGCCCACAAGTTTATCAGTAGCTTACACCAG GGCTATGATACCATAGTTGGAGAACGAGGAATCCAGTTATCTGGGGGGCAGAAGCAACGTGTAGCCATTGCGCGTGCTATAATCAAGAGCCCCAAGATATTACTGTTGGATGAAGCTACGAGTGCACTTGACGCCGAATCTGAGAGAGTGGTTCAAGATGCATTAGATCGAGTCATGGTGAACCGGACAACAGTGGTTGTGGCTCATAGACTGTCCACAATCAAGAATGCTGATGTGATTGCAGTGGTTAAGAATGGAGTTATAGTAGAGAAAGGGAAACATGACAATTTGATTAATATCACCGATGGGTTTTATGCATCCCTAGTTGCTCTTCACATGAGCTCTTCAACTGCATGA
- the LOC101293039 gene encoding uncharacterized protein LOC101293039 — MGDDFTRPRLMNFVSEEQLDQAKKTRGERVEDGTAYRDRPLFEILKENKDKKDAEFNERFKHRPPKALDDDETEFLDQWETSKKEYERQIVDEEAQQLLSFQAAVAAKSSIVQELTEIPSVPVVKEQLKPTGKRNPPAFPLGMIVKVKPQAKKAKTDQGGIGEATSTAKPTNVNTDKTLEKHPFFSFESYASLCATPLKDLVAWSSKQQHGYQMQCPLLLPSSLFLLQPWIHSLSLTT; from the exons ATGGGTGATGATTTCACACGCCCCCGCCTTATGAATTTCGTTTCTGAGGAACAG TTGGATCAAGCCAAGAAAACCCGGGGCGAACGAGTCGAGGATGGCACCGCCTACCGCGACAGACCCCTTTTTGAG ATTCTCAAGGAAAATAAGGACAAGAAGGATGCCGAGTTCAACGAACGTTTCAAGCACA GACCTCCCAAAGCTCTGGATGATGACGAGACGGAGTTTCTTGATCAGTGGGAGACT TCGAAGAAGGAATATGAACGACAGATTGTGGATGAGGAAGCACAACAACTTTTGAGCTTTCAG GCAGCGGTGGCAGCAAAGTCGAGCATTGTACAAGAGTTAACGGAAATACCTTCTGTTCCGGTAGTCAAG GAGCAGCTGAAACCAACCGGGAAGAGGAATCCACCTGCTTTTCCTTTAGGCATGATTGTTAAAGTGAAGCCACAAGCGAAGAAAGCTAAAACTGATCAAGGGGGCATTGGAGAAGCTACAAGCACAGCGAAACCCACTAATGTCAACACAGATAAAACTTTAGAG AAGCACCCATTTTTCAGCTTTGAAAGCTATGCTAGTCTATGTGCTACTCCATTGAAAGATCTTGTAGCATGGTCCTCCAAACAGCAGCATGGTTACCAGATGCAATGTCCATTACTGCTTCCAAGCAGTCTGTTTCTTCTACAGCCTTGGATACATTCATTGTCATTAACAACTTGA
- the LOC101312673 gene encoding protein transport protein SEC23-like: MSNPPPQPSLGYFSPSKSDTSSPDPASNAIPPPPLVSPGQSRFPPPKFQLDQLPPPSIRTPNGPSPASGGLKTGSPIPHLSTPPGPPVFTSPVRPAAVPFRASPVTPQPVAFSPAASLPTSSPVYFSNGSHELERELSNVTDDDTVPVGEPPYVLFSAHKVLKQKKQANVPSLGFGALVSPGREVSPGPQIIQRDPHRCHSCGAYANIYCNILLGSGQWQCVICRELNGSEGEYISSSKEELSNYPELLSPMVDYVQTGNNRPGFVPVSDSRMSAPIVLVIDECLDEPHLWHLQSSLHAFVDSLPPTTRIGIVLYGRTVSVYDFSEESIASADVLPGDKSPCQEYLKALIYGTGIYLSPMHASLPVAHAIFSSLRPYKLNVSEASRARCLGTAVEVALAIIQGPSADISRGVIKRSGGNSRIIVCAGGPNTYGPGSVPHSFSHPNYAHLEKTALKWMERLGQEAHRHNTVVDILCAGQCPVRVPVLQPLAKASGGVFVLHDDFGEAFGVNLQRASARAAGSRGFLAIRCSDDILITQVVGPGEEAHIDTHETFKNDTSLYIQMPSVEETQCFSLSLENKRDIRTEYVYFQFTIQYLNVYQADISRVITVRLPTVDSVSAYLESVQDEVAAVLIAKRTLLRAKNSSDAFDMRSTIDERIKDIALKFGSQVPKSKQYRFPKEISLLPELLFHLRRGPLLGSIVGHEDERSVLRNLFLNASFDLSLRMVAPRCLMHREGGTFEELPAYDLAMQSDAAVVLDHGTDIFIWLGAELSSDEGKSAAALAACRTLAEEISELRFPAPRILSFKEGSSQARYFVSRLIPAHKDPPYEQEARFPQLRTLTIEQRTKLKSSFISFDDPSFCEWVRSLRVVPPEPS; encoded by the exons ATGTCGAATCCGCCACCGCAACCTTCCCTTGGATACTTTAGTCCCTCAAAGTCAGACACTTCATCACCTGACCCTGCCAGCAATGCCATTCCTCCTCCACCTTTGGTTTCCCCCGGACAATCCAGATTTCCTCCGCCAAAGTTTCAGCTGGATCAGCTACCTCCCCCATCAATCAGAACTCCGAATGGGCCATCACCAGCTAGTGGTGGACTGAAAACCGGCAGCCCCATTCCTCATTTGAGTACTCCCCCCGGACCTCCTGTTTTTACTTCCCCTGTCCGTCCTGCTGCCGTGCCTTTTCGTGCTTCGCCTGTAACTCCTCAGCCAGTTGCTTTCTCTCCGGCAGCATCTTTGCCAACTTCTTCGCCTGTTTATTTTTCAAATGGGTCTCATGAGTTGGAGCGCGAACTGTCCAATGTCACAGATGATGATACAGTGCCTGTTGGTGAACCACCGTATGTCCTATTCTCAGCTCATAAG GTGTTGAAACAAAAGAAACAAGCAAATGTACCAAGTTTGGGTTTTGGGGCATTGGTTTCCCCTGGGAGGGAAGTTTCTCCAGGTCCTCAAATAATACAACGTGATCCTCATCGCTGCCACAGTTGTGGAGCTTATGCAAATATCTATTGCAACATTTTACTGGGCTCAGGTCAGTGGCAGTGTGTAATCTGCCGAGAACTGAATGGTAGTGAGGGTGAATACATATCTTCTAGCAAGGAAGAACTTTCCAACTATCCAGAGTTGTTGTCTCCCATGGTTGATTATGTTCAAACTGGGAACAATAGACCTGGTTTTGTTCCAGTTTCTGATTCTAGAATGTCTGCACCCATTGTTCTTGTTATAGACGAGTGTTTAGATGAACCACATCTCTGGCATTTACAGAGCTCCTTACATGCCTTTGTCGATTCACTTCCCCCGACAACGAGAATTGGAATAGTACTGTATGGTCGCACAGTATCAGTTTATGATTTTTCAGAGGAGTCAATCGCATCTGCTGATGTGCTTCCAGGTGACAAATCACCGTGCCAGGAGTACTTGAAGGCTTTGATATATGGAACTGGTATATATTTGTCTCCAATGCATGCTTCACTGCCTGTAGCACATGCCATATTTTCATCATTAAGGCCGTACAAACTGAACGTTTCAGAAGCTTCTAGAGCCCGGTGCCTTGGCACAGCAGTTGAGGTTGCCCTTGCTATAATTCAAGGCCCATCAGCAGACATTTCTCGAGGGGTAATCAAAAGGTCAGGAGGTAATAGCAGAATCATTGTTTGTGCTGGTGGACCTAATACTTATGGTCCTGGATCTGTTCCTCATTCTTTCAGTCATCCAAATTATGCTCACTTGGAAAAGACCGCGTTGAAATGGATGGAGCGTCTGGGTCAAGAGGCACACCGACACAATACGGTAGTTGATATTCTTTGTGCTGGGCAATGCCCTGTAAGAGTTCCTGTTTTGCAGCCTCTCGCAAAAGCTTCTGGGGGTGTTTTTGTTCTCCATGATGACTTTGGCGAAGCCTTTGGAGTGAACTTGCAAAGGGCATCCGCCAGGGCAGCAGGATCCCGTGGGTTCTTGGCAATACGCTGTTCAGATGATATTCTCATAACTCAAGTTGTGGGTCCTGGTGAAGAGGCACATATAGACACTCATGAAACCTTCAAAAATGATACTTCTCTTTACATACAAATGCCAAGTGTTGAAGAAACACAGTGCTTCTCACTCTCCTTGGAAAATAAGAGGGACATTAGGACCGAGTATGTGTACTTCCAGTTTACAATTCAGTACCTGAATGTTTATCAAGCTGATATATCAAGAGTAATAACTGTTAGACTGCCAACAGTTGATAGTGTTTCAGCATATCTTGAGAGTGTTCAAGACGAAGTTGCAGCAGTTCTTATTGCAAAGAGGACACTGTTGCGAGCCAAAAACAGTTCTGATGCGTTTGATATGCGATCAACAATAGATGAAAGAATTAAAGACATTGCTTTGAAATTTGGTTCTCAAGTACCAAAATCAAAGCAATATCGTTTCCCTAAGGAGATATCGTTATTACCAGAGCTCTTGTTTCATCTTAGAAGAGGCCCACTGTTGGGAAGCATTGTTGGCCATGAAGATGAAAGGTCTGTGTTACGGAACTTGTTTCTGAATGCATCCTTTGATCTGTCTCTGCGAATGGTAGCACCTCGTTGTCTAATGCATCGGGAAGGGGGAACGTTTGAGGAACTACCAGCTTATGACCTTGCTATGCAGTCTGATGCAGCAGTTGTTCTTGATCATGGCACAGATATCTTCATTTGGTTG GGTGCTGAACTTTCTTCTGATGAAGGAAAAAGTGCGGCTGCTTTAGCTGCTTGCAGAACATTGGCTGAAGAGATCAGTGAATTGCGGTTTCCAGCCCCTCGGATTC